The genomic segment ACCCCTACAGGACCACTTAAAACAGCCCCTCTAATTTCTGCGCGTGGATCGGATAAGTCAATTTCAATGATCTCTAGTTCGGGAAAAACGGCTTGACTCCCTGCGTTATCTAATGAAAGAAGCTCTAATTCTAGAGGATCTCTGACCACACTGAAATCTAAAGAAGTCAAATTGGCGGTTAATCCAGAAGTGTCCAGTCTGAAGGTAAAATCAATTAAATCATTGGCATTTGTGACGCGATCGTTGATAGGATCTGTATCTAATTGTGTCCCATTGGGAACTAGGGAAAGTGATGCACCTTGAGCCGCACTATTTGCGACCAACACAAAACTTGCCGCCATTCCTAGACAGCTAATCAATGGATTAAGCTTCATAAAAAGTTCCTGAAAATGAATTGTTTCTACCTTATTTACGTTACCTAATATCAAATTGGATTCATCTTGAGAAAAATTTTTTTACTACCAGACTGTATAACTAGCTATACACATAAATATTACGTAGTTTTCTACTTTTTATTGGGAATAATTAATTTAGAGAAGGCGGAAGCTTTTTTTCCGGGTTCTTTTTTTATGATAAGTTCAGCCATCTAGCAAACAGCGCTATGTCACGCCATTTAGAAAGATTGCTTCAAATCGATAATCTGATTCGCACTGGCTACTATCAAACGAGCGATCGCCTTGCGGACAATCTGGAGGTGAGCGATCGCACTATACGCAAAGACCTAGCTTTCTTGCGCGATCGCTTTAATGCACCCTTGGAATACAGCAAGAAAAAAGGTTGGCACTATACCGATCTTACCTGGCGACTTCCGAGTGTTTCCCTAAGCAAAGGGGAATTATTTGCCTTAACTTTGGGAGCAAGAATGCTGGAAGCTTACGCGGGTTCAACTTTTGAGAAGGAATTACGGTCATCTGTGGAACGCTTATCGGAGCGATTACCAGACAAGGTTTCGATAGATTTGCAACAACTAGCAGATGAAAAGATTATCTTTCACTCCGGGGCTTCTATGGTCAATCTCAATTCGGAGATTTGGCAACAATTAACAGAAGCTTGTCGCACCTCTAAAAAAGTCTGGATTTACTACTACGCAGCAACCCGTAATCAAGAATCAGAAAGAATAATTGATCCTTATTTGATTCAAGTTTACCGCGGTACTAATCCTTACGTCATTGGCTTTTGCCATAAACGGCAAGACTTTCGCTGGTTTCGTATTGATCGCATTAAAAAACTGGAGATACTTTCAGAAACTTTTACGCGTGACCCCAATTTTAACGCTCAAACCTATCTAGAACAGATCTTTCAAGCTGAAGCAGGAGGTAAACCGGTTACCGTAGTGATTTGGTTCGATACCTCAACCGCACCCTTTATTCGTGAGCGTCGTTGGCACATTTCTCAGGAGATTACAGAACACGCAGATGGCTCATTAACCTTGCAGATGGTGACTTGTGGACTCAACGAACTTAAACGCTGGGTGCTTGGATATGGCAAAGGAGCGATCGTCAAACAACCACCAGAGTTAGTCGCTTTGGTTGAAGAGGAAATTAAACAAATGAGTTCTAACTATTTAACTAAGGAGTAACACTTTGAGTTTTCTCGAAATTCAGTTTTCCTTAAGGGGAAAAACATTACCAGCCGATCATGGTTATGCTCTATACGCTACTGTTAAGAAGCTATTACAACAACATCAGCCCGATTTACTAGAAGATCAGAATTTACCAGCTGAGTGGTTACTCTCGAGTATTCCTGGAATTCCCGATTTCAATGGCATTATTTATCTCAATCAAAGATCTCGATTCAGACTAAGATGTCCTGGAGATTCCGCTCCACAACTATATCGTCTACTCCAGAATCAGGTTTTAGATATTCGCGGACATTTAGTTAGATTGATTCAACCTCGTTTAACCCTACCAGAAACGAGTGAAACTCTCAAAGCCAGGCTAGTTGTCTTCCATTTAGAG from the Gloeocapsa sp. PCC 73106 genome contains:
- a CDS encoding PEP-CTERM sorting domain-containing protein, encoding MKLNPLISCLGMAASFVLVANSAAQGASLSLVPNGTQLDTDPINDRVTNANDLIDFTFRLDTSGLTANLTSLDFSVVRDPLELELLSLDNAGSQAVFPELEIIEIDLSDPRAEIRGAVLSGPVGVAPDTVVDLFTTSYRVGTLLANDGLEDLRIIEITSAIDANGEDVIGSFELIGDVEVQPIPEPTTLLGTALIFGLGALVKKKN
- a CDS encoding YafY family protein; its protein translation is MSRHLERLLQIDNLIRTGYYQTSDRLADNLEVSDRTIRKDLAFLRDRFNAPLEYSKKKGWHYTDLTWRLPSVSLSKGELFALTLGARMLEAYAGSTFEKELRSSVERLSERLPDKVSIDLQQLADEKIIFHSGASMVNLNSEIWQQLTEACRTSKKVWIYYYAATRNQESERIIDPYLIQVYRGTNPYVIGFCHKRQDFRWFRIDRIKKLEILSETFTRDPNFNAQTYLEQIFQAEAGGKPVTVVIWFDTSTAPFIRERRWHISQEITEHADGSLTLQMVTCGLNELKRWVLGYGKGAIVKQPPELVALVEEEIKQMSSNYLTKE
- the cas6 gene encoding type I-MYXAN CRISPR-associated protein Cas6/Cmx6 — its product is MSFLEIQFSLRGKTLPADHGYALYATVKKLLQQHQPDLLEDQNLPAEWLLSSIPGIPDFNGIIYLNQRSRFRLRCPGDSAPQLYRLLQNQVLDIRGHLVRLIQPRLTLPETSETLKARLVVFHLEQWKSQEAPQYFLESCQKALADQEIRGKAFIDSNHQGDLALRGIKIAGKNVLGYGVVIEGLNPEDSLKLQGSGLGGRKHFGCGWFYPIEEENNAA